The nucleotide sequence CACGTTAATGGGTTCAATTTCGCTAATTACAATCTTCTTGCCCGTCTTAGGCGCAGCAAAAGCGCAACCCATCAGTGCCAAGTTGTTAGCTTCGGTTTCGCCAGGCGTAAAGTTGATTTCCTCCAAAATCTTTGCACCCACGCACTCGGAGATTTTCTTGCTCGACTCCATAATCGCGGTAAAAGCTTCCCATCCAGGCTTATGTGTTAGTGTCGGGTTCCCATACGCCTTCTCACTAAAGTAGGGCAACATCTCATCAAGGACTTCTTTTGGAACAGTGCTGCTGTTCTCGTTATCTAAGTAAACTTCATGCTTGATGCCCTCATGCAACTTCAAAAGCTCACGAACATTCTCAACCAAACAAACCACACCCACAACAACAAAACAATAACAGTCTTATAACTATAGCATCAAAACACTAAAAAACATTGACCCGCAAACCACCAAAACCAACACCAACAAACATTCACAAAAAACCAATCAAAACTAATAAAACCCACAAATACAGCTCACCTAATCAACACATGTTTAATTTATAGCCCAAAATCAGTTGGCTTGTCACGGACGCCACAGAATCCGTATACAAAAGCATCAACCAAACACACAAAAACTGTCACTGGTGGGGCTGGAAATGGGCATGTTTGGCGAATAAATGCTATTAACCTGCAGGGGGCTTTTACTGTAAAGAATTAAGCAGGTTTGTTGGCGAAGTCAAGTGAGAATTTCCGAACTCAATATTCCTTTGCAGCTTAAGGAGCTTTTGGTTCAGGGTGGGGTGGTGGAGTTGTTTCCTCCGCAGGAAGAAGCGGTAGCTGCGGGGGCGTTGGAGGGGGCGAATTTGGTTTTGGCTAGCCCTACGGCGTCGGGGAAGACGTTGGTTGCGGAGCTTTGCAGTTTGAAGCATGTTTTGGAGCGTGGGGGTAAGGTGGTGTATTTGGCTCCGCTTCGGGCGCTTGCCAGCGAAAAATTTGAGGATTTCCAACGGTTCAGTAAGCTTGAGAAGCCTGATGGGCGACCTGTTAGTGTGGGCGTGAGTACGGGAGATTTTGACAGCGGCGATTCGTGGCTGGGAAGATACGACATTATAGTAACCACCAACGAGAAAGCGGATTCGCTGCTAAGGCACCGTGCGAAGTGGATGGACGAAATCTCGCTAGTTGTCGCGGATGAAGTACACCTGCTCAACGAAGCGCAGCGCGGACCGACTTTGGAAGTTGTTTTGGCAAGGCTCATGGAGGTTAACCCTAAAATCCAAGTCCTCGCCCTAAGCGCCACCATGGGCAACGTCGACGAAATCGCCACATGGCTCAAAGCCCAATACGTCATAACCGAGTGGCGCCCCGTAAACCTCAAGGAGGGCGTTTTGCTGCATGATGAAATTCAATACAAGGATGGCGATGCCCGCAAGATTGAACGCGCAACCAGCAATGACGTTGTAAATTTGGCGTTGAATACGGTGAAGACAAAGGGGCAGGCGCTGGTTTTTGCTTCTACACGCAGAAACGCCTCTTCGCTGGCAAAAAAAATTGCGGATCAAACAAGCAAACAGCTTAGCAAATTCGCCAAGAAGGGCTTGGAACATGAGGCAGAAAGAATCCGAGGTGCCTACGAAAAAACCAAACTCAGCGAATCCCTAGCCAACCTTGTCGCTTGCGGCGCAGCATTTCACCATGCAGGCTTGGCGGGGGCACATCGCAGAATAATTGAGGAGCTGTTTAGGCAGGGCAAAATCAAAGTGCTAACCGCAACGCCCACCTTAGCGTTTGGCATGAACCTTCCCGCACGCACCGTCATTGTCCAGGATTACCGCCGCTACGAAGCAGGATACGGCTACTACCCAATTAGCGTCTTAGAATACAAGCAGATGGCTGGACGCGCAGGCAGACCCAAGTACGACAAGAACGGCGAATCCATACTCATAGCCAAAAACGCGGAGGAATCCGATTATTTGATGGAGAATTTTGTGTTGGCGAGTCCTGAGCGTATCTGGTCTAGGCTTGCAGTTGAGAAGATTCTAAGGGGGCACGTGTTGGCGACGGTGGCTTCGGATTTTGCGCATACCGAGAAGGGCGTGTACGATTTTTTTGGCAGGACGTTTTATGCGTACCAGTATGATTTGCGGGCTATGAAGGCGGTGATTAGCAAGATTCTCAAGTACCTCTACGACGAGCAGCTTTTGCATGTGGATAAGAGGAACCTGTTCGCGTCAAGGCTGGGGAAACGTTCCAGCGAACTCTACATAGACCCCGTCTCCGCCGTCACGATTCGCGAAGCCCTCCAAAACCCTCCGCCAAACTTAACCGAACTCAGCCTGCTGCATCTTATTACTCACACACCCGACATGGGACCTGTCATGCGCCCTTACCGCGAAGAAATCGAAATCATGGCAGTCAAAGCCGAACAACACCGCCACGAACTTTT is from Candidatus Bathyarchaeota archaeon and encodes:
- a CDS encoding DEAD/DEAH box helicase — protein: MRISELNIPLQLKELLVQGGVVELFPPQEEAVAAGALEGANLVLASPTASGKTLVAELCSLKHVLERGGKVVYLAPLRALASEKFEDFQRFSKLEKPDGRPVSVGVSTGDFDSGDSWLGRYDIIVTTNEKADSLLRHRAKWMDEISLVVADEVHLLNEAQRGPTLEVVLARLMEVNPKIQVLALSATMGNVDEIATWLKAQYVITEWRPVNLKEGVLLHDEIQYKDGDARKIERATSNDVVNLALNTVKTKGQALVFASTRRNASSLAKKIADQTSKQLSKFAKKGLEHEAERIRGAYEKTKLSESLANLVACGAAFHHAGLAGAHRRIIEELFRQGKIKVLTATPTLAFGMNLPARTVIVQDYRRYEAGYGYYPISVLEYKQMAGRAGRPKYDKNGESILIAKNAEESDYLMENFVLASPERIWSRLAVEKILRGHVLATVASDFAHTEKGVYDFFGRTFYAYQYDLRAMKAVISKILKYLYDEQLLHVDKRNLFASRLGKRSSELYIDPVSAVTIREALQNPPPNLTELSLLHLITHTPDMGPVMRPYREEIEIMAVKAEQHRHELFIEPPNEWDDQFAFQEYLGELKTALILQAWIEETTEDELMDKYRVQPGDLYRIIENGKWLLHATQELASLLGQKTLLPMLFELNERVAKGIKKELLPIVKLDGVGRTRGRVLYDAGYKTVEDLKHVDLDNLTYLPTIGPRLAKKIKEQVGGQVKKEKWEQLKKGDEWSQKSLADF